In Frondihabitans sp. PAMC 28766, a genomic segment contains:
- a CDS encoding Gfo/Idh/MocA family protein, which produces MSDRAVPDQSVSVRSVSPGTVPVATRTKGLPTPPLTTYAIVGSGWRSSVFLRLAYALPERFRVTGVVTRRAEPGAEVEASWGVPTYRSFDDLLAVERPDFVVVSVPWAVTPELTRELVARGIPVLSETPPAPDLDGMRSLWADVGASRLVQIAEQYELLPSNAARLTLARDGVIGTPTGAHVSSTHLYHAVALMRAALGVGLEPATVVSHAFTAPLVDPITPAGWTQDSTPKDARSILSTIDFGAGRTGVYDFTDNQWWNPLRPDHLRIRGSAGEIDDDDVVRLADPVTPVISRLERAMSGQGMNYEGLDLTHVSFDGRVVFRNEFEGARLMDDDIAVATLLARMGAWIREDGAPPYPLAQGLHDHQIGLAIDEATASGLPVTTTREPWALADRTDS; this is translated from the coding sequence ATGAGCGACCGGGCGGTCCCTGACCAGTCGGTCTCCGTCCGGTCGGTATCGCCGGGAACGGTGCCCGTCGCCACCCGCACGAAGGGCCTACCGACCCCTCCGCTGACGACCTACGCGATCGTCGGCAGCGGCTGGCGCTCGTCCGTCTTCCTGCGCCTCGCCTACGCTCTGCCCGAGAGGTTCCGCGTGACCGGTGTCGTGACCCGGCGTGCCGAGCCAGGAGCCGAGGTCGAGGCCTCCTGGGGCGTCCCCACCTACCGCTCGTTCGACGACCTCCTCGCCGTCGAGCGCCCCGACTTCGTCGTCGTGAGCGTGCCGTGGGCGGTCACGCCCGAGCTGACGCGCGAGCTCGTCGCCCGCGGCATCCCGGTGCTCTCGGAGACGCCGCCCGCCCCGGATCTCGACGGCATGCGGTCGCTCTGGGCGGACGTCGGCGCGAGCCGCCTCGTGCAGATCGCCGAGCAGTACGAGCTGCTGCCGTCGAACGCGGCTCGCCTGACTCTCGCGCGCGACGGCGTCATCGGCACTCCGACGGGGGCGCACGTCAGTTCGACGCACCTTTACCACGCTGTGGCGCTCATGCGGGCGGCCCTCGGGGTGGGCCTCGAGCCGGCCACCGTCGTCTCGCACGCCTTCACCGCGCCGCTGGTCGACCCGATCACCCCGGCGGGGTGGACGCAGGACTCGACGCCGAAAGACGCGCGCTCGATCCTGAGCACGATCGATTTCGGCGCGGGCCGGACGGGCGTCTACGACTTCACCGACAACCAGTGGTGGAACCCGCTGCGGCCCGACCACCTGCGAATCAGGGGGAGTGCCGGCGAGATCGACGACGACGACGTGGTGCGGCTCGCCGACCCCGTGACGCCCGTGATCTCGCGGCTCGAGCGCGCGATGTCGGGGCAGGGCATGAACTACGAGGGGCTAGACCTCACACACGTGTCGTTCGACGGACGCGTGGTCTTCCGCAACGAGTTCGAGGGGGCGCGCCTCATGGACGACGACATCGCCGTCGCCACGCTGCTCGCTCGTATGGGCGCTTGGATCCGCGAGGACGGGGCACCCCCGTATCCGCTGGCGCAGGGCCTCCACGACCACCA